From the Conexivisphaerales archaeon genome, the window TATCAGGCTTACTTGGCTTGCAGTTACGCCGAATTCGTCAGCTATCACAGGCAGAGAAGGAGTGAGCATCGACTCCACATACATTACAAAGATTGCAAACGTAGCAAAAAGTATCAGTGTCTTCCTTGCGTAGGATGAGTCATATACCTGTTCGTTCATTTGTGGCATCATGAAGTTTTCTCCTCTTACTGCTCCTTTCTCCTTCTCCTGCTTCTCGCTATTGCTATCACACCTACTATTACCAGTATTATCAGAACTGCAATTATTATCAGGAAGAGTGGGTTCGAGAATTGTTCACCGAGCGATTGTGTTATTGTACCATGAACCTGCAGTTGAACAGGTATTATTTCGTAGAATGGATACTGTGCTCCTGCCTGTGTCCAGCTGGCGACGAACAGCAGAGTGTATGTTCCAGCAGGGATGTTTGAGTTTATCGATACCACGTAGGTGACGTTTGATGTCTCTCCAGGCATGACGTTGCCTATCGTTGTGTTCAGGTATGTGGTTGCCAATAATGGACTAGCTGTAGATGGTATACTGGGCTGAAACACATTAGAAGGAACCATCGCTATCGATGTACCCTGTGCCTCTACTGCACCTTTGTTCTGAAGAGACAGAGTGATATATGCTGAACCATCGCCAACCGTCAATTGAGGAGTTGCTATGCCAGCTACAACCAGGTCTGCCTTTGGATATTCGACGAACGGAATGGTGAAGTTTATGCTTCTGTCATCGTTATACAGAACTCTCAACTGAAAGGTCGAGTTAACAGGCGCTGTAGTGTTGTCTATGCTGAGCGGAAACTGAACAGTGACTGGCTGCCCAACAGGAAGGAAGCCTAAGAATTTGGTGTTTGAGCCAGCATAAAGCGGTCTTGCTGGATACGATGTGTAAAGGGTGACGTTGACGTCGAATGCTGGAGAATTACCTGTGTTCAGCAATGCCAGCTGAAGTTGAGATGAAGGGTAGCCAGGGTAAATCGAAGCAGGCAAATAGCCGTACGAAGAGAGCTGAATACTTGAATATCCTGTTATAGCTATCTGCACGTTTACATAACTCGTAAAGTACTTGGTACCGTTTGAATAAGTGACGATGAGCTCTTCGTTGTATACTCCGTTTGATGCGTTTGGCAGTATATCAAAGAACCCGGCAAGAGATAATGAACTTCCCGGTCTGAATACTGGCATGAATGTGTTCAAAGTTTGCTGCCCAGAAACTGGAATGAGAGGACTGCTTGGTGTGAATGTTACAGACGTATTGAAGACAGTGTTTGGACCTGTGTTATAGACCGTCAGCTGAAGAGGCATGTTCTTGGAGCCCGGAGAGGCCAGCAAAGGAGCTGCTGATGAACCCCAGAACGAGACAGCTTCAAACGATTGAGGAACTGGAGGGGGGCCAAGTATTGCTAAAGTGAAGCTGATGTTCTGTGAGTATGAAGTTGCGCCTAGGTCATATTTCAATAGCAGCGTTTCATTGTATATTCCTTGTGATGCGTTGCTGTAAATGCTGTAGTAGCCTGTCATCGAAACAGAGGAACCAGGCTGGGATACTGGTTCGTAGGTTGAAAGGTTGGCTGGTTCTCCCTGAGTAGGAATCAGAGGGTAGCTGCTGAGGAAGCTGACTGAAAGAGATGTAACCATATTAGGACCGAGGTTTATCAGTTCGATAGTCAAAGGCAGGTTTGAAGAGCCTGGAGAAGCAACCAACGGAGAGGCTGACGAGCCCCAGAATGAAAAGGCCTGGAATGTCTGACTAAGTGCATATGCATTGTATGAAGCAACGAAAGGTATAACTGAAAACATGGCGATCAGAAGCGCTACAGCTACTCTGCTCTGCTTCATTTCTAGTTCATCTCTGGGTAAGCCTGCTTATCCTTGCCATGCTTCTCTGCATCTCCTCGACCACAGTTTTGGCAAGGTAGCTCTTCTCTTCAGCAGAAAGGTAATCCTTACCGCTCAGTATCTCCTCAATCGTTTCAAGCCCGCTTCTGAAACGCTTTACAACGAAGTCAACTCTGGCCTCAGGTTCTACCATTTCAAGAACCAGTCTCCAAGCGAAAGCGTACTTCGATTTGAAGAGAAATCTCTTTTTTACATCCTCTACATATGCTTTACCCCTTGCTGTAATATGATATTTCTTCCTGGAATCACTCAGGTCTATTCTGGCAAAGTCCTTCTTTACCAGCCTGTTAAGCGTCGGGTAGATTGCACCAGCTCCTGGTTTCCAAGTACCTTCTGTCAGTTCCTTTATCCTGTTTGCTACGTCGGAGCCGTAGACAGAACCCTTTTCCATCATGTGCAGTGCAAATATGCCTATCAGACTTTCACGTATTGCATCAGCATCCTGACTACCTTTTTGACTCTGCATGCGGGCAGCCTGATTGTTAAAATATATAAATATATATATAATAATATAACTACCAAACAAAAATAGCCTTGCAAACAAGCCACTGACCTGATGAAAAAGCCAGCTGATATTGCAGAAGACTTCAGAAATGTTATGAGAAATTACCCGCAGGGGGTTGCTGTACTGGCCTCTAGTGCTGACGGAAACCTCTACGGAATGACAGTCAGTTCCTTCATCAGCGTATCCATGAGTCCCCCTTTGCTTCTTGTCTCAATCATGAAGGGAAACCACATACATGATGTCTTTGCCAAATGCGACCACTTTTCTTTAACCATTTTGGCGTATGATCAGTCAGAGTTATCTGAGAGATTCTCCAAATTTCAAGAACTGGAGAGAAGGTTCGATGGTGTAGATTACACCTTGGAAGAAAGGGGACTTCCGATTTTGGATGATTCTGTAGCAGGAATAATTTGCGAGAGATGGAAGAATGTTGAAGCGGGAGACCACACTTTGCTCATAGGAAGGGTCGTGTATGCAAAGATTTTGAATGAGAAACTGCCTCTTGTATACTTCAGGAGAGAATATACAACGGTAAAACAGAAAGAATTGGCTGATAGGAAATAACTGTTTCAGAAAATGATGTGGCTATTCCTTTTTGCTCTCCCTATCCTCTTCCTTGCTCCCTTTGCTCTCTCCCAAAGTCTTCGCAACAACTTCCTGCACGTAGCTGGGTCTGACCACCCCAGCGTTTATTAGGTTGGTCAGAGCGTTAGCAGAAGCTATCCCAGTCACTCTTCCCTTCCTGCCTGTTGTTGAACGCCACTTGAGCTTTGTGTTGCCGCTCTTTGATTCATAAATTACACCAAGAACATCCTTTGCGTTGACAAAGGTGATATCTCTCATCTTCTTCAGGCTTGCCTTGTCAGCTGCTTCAACATAAATCGCTCCTTGACCCCCCTCTCTTTCCGGAAAGACTTCGGGATCCCGCAAGTAACCTTCAGGTATGTATGATATGCAGGTGCTGTAGATGAGGAAGCGTCTGAACTCTTCGAGAGTAGCCTCGACGTCTATATTTGCCAAGTCAAATCACCAACCACCCTGATTTTAGATGTATTGCGGTAACAGATGCTGATAAATAAACAGTAAGTACTTTTCTAATTTTTGCCAGACACCAGTAAAGGAAGGTTAAGTTTAAAACGTCAGGCATTTGCAAGGAAAAGCTGCGATGACGACTCTAGCCCATGTGACTCAGGGATGATCTGGATCTTGAGTTCTGAGCAACTGCATACACAAATCAATGCTGGACTGGCAAAGAGAGTTAGGAAGTGAACCAGCTTGTCCTCCCCAGAAGGTACTGTAGACCATCCAGCAAGGGGAGCTTATCACCTATTTGTCGGTAACTTCTCATATACGCTTCTGGTAGCGATAGCATCTATTGTCATCGCGAGGCTTCTTGGTCCTTCAGATTATGGTCTTTATTCTCTGGCTCTTGTTGTTCCCGGGTATCTCTACACAGCAGTCCAGCTGGGGTTCAACCAGGCAGCTGTCTATTATCCTGCAAGATACAGAGCGAACGGCCTAACCGATAGAGCTCATGAATTCATATATTCAGTGACACTCTTTCAACTCGTTATTGCTGCCGCAGCAATAGCTGTTCTCATTCCTTTTACTGACATCATTGCCAAACTGCTGCTTGACAGGCCAGAACTTGCAGGCATAATTCCGTTTGCACTTATAACTGTGCTTGGGCATGTTGGCTATTATACAGTAAGCTCCGGAATGCAGGGACTTAACAAGATGAACTGGTCTGCCCTGCTGCAGGTACTGCTGGCTGTAGTGAAGCTTGTAGCATCTGTGGGGTTAGTTCTTCTGGGGTTTGGAGTGCTGGGGGCTGTTGTGGGAAATGCTTCTGCATTCATCATCTCAGGCTTGATAGGGCTTTTGACTGTAGTGGTCTTCTACAGAAAGCCATTTCCTCACAATTTCTTAACCCATGTGAAGACAGCTCTGACCTATTCGATTCCACTTTACATCGCTGCTCTTGTTTCCGGTCTCGTAGGTCCAATACAGAACACTTTCCTTGCTATCTTTGTGATAAATCAGGATATTGGGGGATACAGCGGTGCTGGGAACCTGGGAGCCCTGATAACTCTTTTCGTCTACCCCATAGCCACAGTGCTGTTTCCTCTGTTCAGTTCG encodes:
- a CDS encoding oligosaccharide flippase family protein — encoded protein: MSSPEGTVDHPARGAYHLFVGNFSYTLLVAIASIVIARLLGPSDYGLYSLALVVPGYLYTAVQLGFNQAAVYYPARYRANGLTDRAHEFIYSVTLFQLVIAAAAIAVLIPFTDIIAKLLLDRPELAGIIPFALITVLGHVGYYTVSSGMQGLNKMNWSALLQVLLAVVKLVASVGLVLLGFGVLGAVVGNASAFIISGLIGLLTVVVFYRKPFPHNFLTHVKTALTYSIPLYIAALVSGLVGPIQNTFLAIFVINQDIGGYSGAGNLGALITLFVYPIATVLFPLFSSISDDRQKLLELYRVSIKYSTLIVVPITLFLIVAATPIASAVYGRAYSFSGNYLRVLIIPNLLVGLGSIVQGSLLNSVMKNRAWMVCNISGSAVSVAISALLVRYIGVYGVIAGSISGGIVTLLLAWQAITSSLGGNADFRAVWRVYAASVPPAIATFFVTYIPYHPIIVSAIALLLFFVVLVPSLVAFKAVSPEDVQNLDSYFRRIAPVYFFFRIVKRYYLLFIRQNLESKKAE
- a CDS encoding PadR family transcriptional regulator, whose product is MQSQKGSQDADAIRESLIGIFALHMMEKGSVYGSDVANRIKELTEGTWKPGAGAIYPTLNRLVKKDFARIDLSDSRKKYHITARGKAYVEDVKKRFLFKSKYAFAWRLVLEMVEPEARVDFVVKRFRSGLETIEEILSGKDYLSAEEKSYLAKTVVEEMQRSMARISRLTQR
- a CDS encoding flavin reductase family protein; protein product: MKKPADIAEDFRNVMRNYPQGVAVLASSADGNLYGMTVSSFISVSMSPPLLLVSIMKGNHIHDVFAKCDHFSLTILAYDQSELSERFSKFQELERRFDGVDYTLEERGLPILDDSVAGIICERWKNVEAGDHTLLIGRVVYAKILNEKLPLVYFRREYTTVKQKELADRK